The Mailhella massiliensis DNA segment TTGCCTGCTGGGAATGTTTTTTCAACGCGCGCATGTCCCGGCCGGTCTTCAGCGGCCGGGGCGGCGGCCGCACGGCATCTGCCCCCGTCACGGCGCGGCAGGCTCCATACAGGCCCCGTGTGTACGGCGTGTCCCGTAAAGAAGGGCTTTTGCGCTGTCGGGGGGAGGCATACCCGCCGGGCGGTCTTTTCCGGCATGGGGCGGAACGCAGGATGAGAAATGCCGCATAAAAAATCCCCCCGCAGAAAGTCTGCGGGGGGAGAAAAGGGCGGGGAAGAGCCGTTTTTAGGCGGCGGCTTCCTTTCTGTCATGCCAGGCGTTCAGGGCAAGAAGCGCCAGCACGAGCAGCGCGCCGCTCACCAGCAGGCATACCCAGGGGCTGGAGGAAACGAATCCGGCCACAAGGTATCCCATGGCGCTGCATCCGGCCGCCAGCAGGGCGTAGGGAAGCTGCGTGGAAACGTGCTCGATATGGCTGCATCCCGCGCCTGCGCTGGAAAGAATGGTGGTATCGGAAATGGGGGAGCAGTGGTCGCCGAACACGCTGCCCGCCAGAGTGGCGGAAAGGGCCACGACCAGCAGGTCGGGGCATACGGCCTGCGCCACGGGCACCACCAGCGGAATGAGAATGCCGAAGGAACCCCAGGCCGTGCCGGTGGAGAAGCTTAAAAAGCCCGCGATGACGAAGATGAGGAAGGGCAGCATACCGCCGATCATGTTGCCGGAAACCAGCGATTCCACGAACTTGTTGGTCTGGAGCATATCCTGGCACACGCCGCTGATGCCCCATGCCAGCACGAGGATGAGGTTTGCCGTGAGCATGGCCTTCATGCCTTCCACGGCGCCGTGCATGAATTCCGAAAGGTTCATGAGGCGGCGGGGCACATACAGAAGCAGCGCCACCACCAGGCCGCCGAAGGAGGCCCACACCAGCGAGGGCGAGGCGTTGCAGTTGCCGAGCGCGGCGCGGAATTCATGGTACTGCGGGTCGGAACCCCAGTAGCCGCCGCTGTACATCATGGCGAGCACGGCGAACACGATGAGGCTGCCGATGGGGATGAGCATGTCGAACACGTTGCCGTTCTTGGTTTCCAGGCCGATGCCGGTCTGCTGGGCCAGTACGCCGAGGTCGCCTTCTTCCGCACGCTTTTCCGCCGCGCGCATGGGGCCGAAGTCCCACTTGAACAGGCACAGCAGAATCACGAGAAACAGCGAGAGCAGGGAATAGAAGTTGTAGGGAATGGCGGAAATGAAGGCGGAAATTTCGCTTTCAAACGCGCCGGTGGATTTCAGGTTGCTGCCCACGGCGGCGGCCCAG contains these protein-coding regions:
- a CDS encoding Na+/H+ antiporter NhaC family protein; this translates as MEPYYAGWMSLLPPVTAIVLALITKEVVSSLLIGILTGTFIYTIGTGADFVLMGTIESAFAIMVKRLNFDIIMFCSALGALVYVISMAGGSRAYGRWATSRIKSRRTAMLSTCGLGGLIFIDDYFNCLTVGTVMKPVTDTYKISRAKLAYIIDATAAPICIIAPISSWAAAVGSNLKSTGAFESEISAFISAIPYNFYSLLSLFLVILLCLFKWDFGPMRAAEKRAEEGDLGVLAQQTGIGLETKNGNVFDMLIPIGSLIVFAVLAMMYSGGYWGSDPQYHEFRAALGNCNASPSLVWASFGGLVVALLLYVPRRLMNLSEFMHGAVEGMKAMLTANLILVLAWGISGVCQDMLQTNKFVESLVSGNMIGGMLPFLIFVIAGFLSFSTGTAWGSFGILIPLVVPVAQAVCPDLLVVALSATLAGSVFGDHCSPISDTTILSSAGAGCSHIEHVSTQLPYALLAAGCSAMGYLVAGFVSSSPWVCLLVSGALLVLALLALNAWHDRKEAAA